A genomic segment from Pelobates fuscus isolate aPelFus1 chromosome 7, aPelFus1.pri, whole genome shotgun sequence encodes:
- the LOC134569364 gene encoding uncharacterized protein LOC134569364 isoform X2 codes for MNKDKINGTENGRIKRLISIMENNSPCRDKEVRPEKKTNIPKDQYDSKENVSKDIVPRLCAVHINKKNCCLGDVKREDKSADLIENYKDAIAKLKHPKTWQPSPNSSESLVKASLHGNIQKCILQLHNSNTKQLTNLITCGLKSSIIERNSGGKRCFEGENPCLNSEHSQTHIATSPETSVTRTCKAEKEKFEWSQTTQELSKRNLSASRHIISPQSHMRDVYEKRNDLLPAGSQVTLGLMLNTIQQRLKPNHISVIFGQTHRFV; via the exons ATGAATAAAGATAAAATTAATGGAACGGAGAATGGTAGAATAAAGAGACTCATTAGCATTATGGAGAATAATTCACCCTGTAGAGATAAGGAAGTTAGACCTGAAAAAAAGACTAACATACCAAAAGACCAATATGATTCTAAAGAAAATGTGAGTAAAGATATTGTTCCCCGTTTGTGTGCTGTgcacatcaataaaaaaaattgttgtctTGGGGATGTTAAACGTGAggataaaagtgctgatttgatTGAAAATTATAAAGATGCAATAGCAAAACTAAAACACCCAAAAACATGGCAACCATCACCAAATTCATCTGAAAGTCTGGTGAAAGCTTCCTTGCATGGTAATATTCAGAAGTGCATCTTACAACTTCATAATTCAAATACGAAACAACTGACCAATCTCATTACATGTGGACTCAAAAGCTCCATTATTGAAAGAAACAGTGGTGGTAAGAGATGTTTTGAAGGAGAGAATCCATGTTTAAATTCAGAACATAGTCAGACGCATATTGCCACCAGCCCAGAAACTTCAGTGACCAGAACATGCAAAGCAGAAAAGGAGAAATTTGAGTGGAGTCAGACCACACAAGAATTGTCAAAG agaaatctgtcagcatcaagaCATATCATTTCTCCCCAAAGCCATATGAGAGATGTATATGAAAAAAGAAATGATCTACTACCTGCTGGAAGTCAAGTTACCCTGGGGCTAATGCTAAACACTATACAACAAAGACTCAAACCCAACCATATCAGTGTCATATTTGGACAAACACACAG
- the LOC134569364 gene encoding uncharacterized protein LOC134569364 isoform X1 has translation MNKDKINGTENGRIKRLISIMENNSPCRDKEVRPEKKTNIPKDQYDSKENVSKDIVPRLCAVHINKKNCCLGDVKREDKSADLIENYKDAIAKLKHPKTWQPSPNSSESLVKASLHGNIQKCILQLHNSNTKQLTNLITCGLKSSIIERNSGGKRCFEGENPCLNSEHSQTHIATSPETSVTRTCKAEKEKFEWSQTTQELSKDVWGFPAFHPNPLKTPFHLNVSYSSRTHTRSGKRNLSASRHIISPQSHMRDVYEKRNDLLPAGSQVTLGLMLNTIQQRLKPNHISVIFGQTHRFV, from the exons ATGAATAAAGATAAAATTAATGGAACGGAGAATGGTAGAATAAAGAGACTCATTAGCATTATGGAGAATAATTCACCCTGTAGAGATAAGGAAGTTAGACCTGAAAAAAAGACTAACATACCAAAAGACCAATATGATTCTAAAGAAAATGTGAGTAAAGATATTGTTCCCCGTTTGTGTGCTGTgcacatcaataaaaaaaattgttgtctTGGGGATGTTAAACGTGAggataaaagtgctgatttgatTGAAAATTATAAAGATGCAATAGCAAAACTAAAACACCCAAAAACATGGCAACCATCACCAAATTCATCTGAAAGTCTGGTGAAAGCTTCCTTGCATGGTAATATTCAGAAGTGCATCTTACAACTTCATAATTCAAATACGAAACAACTGACCAATCTCATTACATGTGGACTCAAAAGCTCCATTATTGAAAGAAACAGTGGTGGTAAGAGATGTTTTGAAGGAGAGAATCCATGTTTAAATTCAGAACATAGTCAGACGCATATTGCCACCAGCCCAGAAACTTCAGTGACCAGAACATGCAAAGCAGAAAAGGAGAAATTTGAGTGGAGTCAGACCACACAAGAATTGTCAAAG GATGTTTGGGGTTTTCCTGCTTTTCATCCAAACCCTTTGAAAACAccctttcatttaaatgtttcttattCTTCAAGAACTCATACTAGGAGTGGTAAG agaaatctgtcagcatcaagaCATATCATTTCTCCCCAAAGCCATATGAGAGATGTATATGAAAAAAGAAATGATCTACTACCTGCTGGAAGTCAAGTTACCCTGGGGCTAATGCTAAACACTATACAACAAAGACTCAAACCCAACCATATCAGTGTCATATTTGGACAAACACACAG